One Fuerstiella marisgermanici DNA window includes the following coding sequences:
- a CDS encoding SelL-related redox protein: MNTSYHPKQWMKYVLILAGFYNLAWGATAIMLPVHMLGWLGIQSETTAMKFWQCIGMIVGVYGVGYLIAARAPYQHWPMTLVGLLGKVLGPVGFAAAMADGSLPTSLGWTIVTNDLIWWIPFAMILWGAMRYCHATDSAYETPEADDPLKELRANTGERLDDLADAKPQLVVFLRHAGCTFCRQTLADVAAQRKEITAAGCGIVLVHLGGNDESDQQFFQKYGLNDVPRISDPQSRLYRQFGLDLGGFSQLFGLRVWFRGFVAGVLGGHGIGAVRGNSFQMPGVYLYHCRQILGGFRHEISSDRPDYAALARKIEVREPALAS; encoded by the coding sequence ATGAATACCAGTTACCATCCAAAGCAGTGGATGAAATACGTTCTGATCCTTGCTGGCTTCTACAATCTGGCATGGGGCGCAACGGCGATCATGCTTCCCGTTCATATGCTAGGTTGGTTGGGCATACAGTCTGAAACAACGGCCATGAAGTTCTGGCAATGCATCGGAATGATCGTCGGTGTCTATGGCGTGGGATATTTGATTGCGGCTCGCGCACCGTACCAACATTGGCCTATGACGCTGGTCGGATTACTTGGGAAGGTTCTTGGCCCCGTCGGATTTGCGGCGGCGATGGCAGACGGTTCGCTACCGACGTCACTGGGGTGGACGATAGTAACGAACGATCTCATCTGGTGGATCCCCTTCGCGATGATCCTCTGGGGCGCAATGAGGTATTGTCACGCAACGGATTCCGCGTACGAGACCCCGGAAGCGGACGATCCGTTGAAAGAGCTTCGAGCCAACACGGGAGAACGGCTGGATGACCTGGCCGATGCGAAGCCACAGTTGGTGGTCTTTTTGCGTCACGCTGGCTGCACATTTTGTCGGCAGACTCTTGCTGATGTTGCGGCTCAACGCAAAGAAATCACCGCAGCGGGATGCGGCATCGTGCTGGTTCACCTGGGGGGCAATGACGAAAGCGACCAACAGTTTTTTCAGAAGTATGGCCTCAATGACGTGCCGCGTATCTCTGACCCACAGAGTCGGCTTTACCGCCAGTTCGGCCTTGACCTGGGTGGGTTTTCTCAGCTGTTTGGTCTGCGCGTGTGGTTCCGGGGTTTCGTCGCAGGTGTGCTCGGCGGCCACGGCATTGGTGCCGTCCGGGGCAACAGTTTTCAGATGCCCGGAGTCTACCTCTATCACTGCAGGCAGATCCTCGGTGGCTTTCGTCACGAAATTTCTTCCGACCGCCCCGACTATGCGGCACTCGCCCGAAAAATTGAGGTCCGCGAACCAGCCCTTGCAAGCTGA
- a CDS encoding CocE/NonD family hydrolase, which yields MKFLNHMNHNITLLWLSMTVCGFADEPAASPAVVNVGDGNVAEAQAISQPPQAGDYSPQQFEVVAELNQKAPMRDGINLMIDIFRPKADGQHPAVLMQTPYNKSGGAARARNFASRGYVVVNVASRGRFESGGEWDPFSPKHKTDGYDMVQWISEQPWCDGNVGMYGLSYMGWMQWWTASQAPPALKAIVPEVSPPDQLVNCPYQNGILVCWMVDWAGALSDRLPHSAGPAGYGGFAVNREQAYSKLPYIDFDKTRNYKPTSWWRKWIRQNTADGEYWKAISYQTPASYAKVNVPSLAISGWFDANFPGTPMNYLGMKQHGGTPAARRPRMVVGPWEHIINRHQTAAGVDFGPEAIIDWDGYVLRWFDYHLKGVDDGVLNDPPVHIFVMGRNQWRAAKDWPLPETQFTKFYLHSQSGANSSAGDGTLNTQPPHAEPSDHYVYDPNDPTPSAGFTNGHIDGPRDISKSAERDDVLVYDTDDLTEDVEVIGPITAKLYAATDRGDTDWMIRLSDVHPDGRALFLGEGVMRARHRDPQRDGAFNAHKLSTIKPSQAYEYTIDFWRPTGNVFLRGHRIRVEISSSYFPYYLRNPNTGGDNIGLATEFHPANQTIFHDAEQPSHVVLPIIPRR from the coding sequence ATGAAGTTTCTCAATCACATGAACCACAACATTACACTCTTGTGGCTCAGCATGACCGTCTGCGGTTTTGCGGATGAACCGGCCGCGAGCCCAGCGGTTGTGAACGTTGGTGATGGCAACGTTGCCGAGGCACAAGCCATTTCGCAGCCACCTCAGGCAGGCGACTATTCGCCGCAACAATTTGAGGTGGTGGCGGAATTGAACCAAAAGGCGCCGATGCGGGATGGCATCAACCTGATGATCGACATCTTTCGGCCAAAAGCCGATGGCCAGCATCCGGCCGTTCTAATGCAGACGCCGTACAACAAAAGTGGCGGCGCCGCTCGAGCACGCAATTTTGCCTCGCGCGGCTATGTGGTCGTCAATGTTGCTTCTCGCGGCCGGTTCGAATCCGGTGGAGAGTGGGATCCGTTTTCGCCGAAGCACAAGACCGATGGTTACGACATGGTTCAGTGGATTTCTGAACAACCATGGTGCGACGGCAACGTGGGAATGTATGGCCTTTCGTACATGGGGTGGATGCAGTGGTGGACCGCTTCTCAGGCACCGCCGGCGTTAAAAGCGATCGTGCCAGAAGTATCGCCACCCGATCAACTCGTCAACTGTCCGTATCAGAACGGCATCCTTGTCTGTTGGATGGTCGACTGGGCCGGCGCGTTATCCGATCGGCTGCCGCATTCTGCCGGGCCCGCCGGGTACGGTGGTTTTGCTGTCAACCGCGAACAGGCTTACAGCAAACTGCCCTACATCGATTTCGATAAGACTCGAAACTACAAACCAACATCGTGGTGGCGAAAATGGATTCGCCAGAACACGGCTGACGGCGAATATTGGAAGGCGATTTCATATCAGACGCCCGCAAGCTACGCCAAAGTGAACGTCCCCTCACTGGCGATCTCCGGCTGGTTCGATGCAAATTTTCCCGGCACCCCCATGAACTACCTTGGGATGAAACAGCACGGCGGAACTCCAGCAGCGCGTCGTCCACGAATGGTGGTTGGACCGTGGGAACATATTATCAATCGCCATCAAACGGCCGCAGGAGTCGACTTCGGACCTGAGGCCATCATTGATTGGGATGGATACGTGCTTCGCTGGTTCGATTATCACTTGAAGGGCGTCGACGACGGGGTGTTGAATGATCCACCGGTTCATATTTTCGTGATGGGACGCAACCAATGGCGAGCCGCGAAAGACTGGCCACTGCCGGAAACTCAGTTCACCAAATTTTATCTTCATAGCCAGAGTGGCGCGAATTCATCGGCGGGTGACGGGACGCTTAATACCCAACCGCCACACGCTGAACCATCTGACCATTATGTCTACGATCCCAACGATCCCACGCCTTCGGCCGGATTCACCAATGGTCACATCGACGGTCCTCGCGACATCAGCAAGTCGGCCGAACGCGACGACGTTCTGGTTTATGATACGGACGACCTGACCGAAGATGTTGAAGTCATTGGTCCGATCACGGCCAAACTATACGCTGCGACCGACCGGGGTGATACGGACTGGATGATTCGACTGTCAGACGTCCACCCAGACGGCCGCGCGCTGTTCTTGGGCGAAGGCGTGATGCGTGCCCGCCACCGGGACCCTCAGCGCGACGGTGCCTTCAACGCGCATAAACTGAGTACCATCAAACCTAGTCAGGCCTACGAATACACCATCGATTTCTGGCGGCCGACCGGCAACGTTTTTCTGCGTGGGCATCGCATCCGCGTCGAGATTTCCAGCAGCTACTTTCCGTATTACCTGCGAAACCCCAATACGGGCGGAGACAACATTGGGCTGGCGACGGAGTTTCATCCGGCCAATCAGACGATCTTTCACGACGCAGAACAACCTTCCCACGTTGTGCTGCCAATTATACCTCGTCGCTGA
- a CDS encoding mandelate racemase/muconate lactonizing enzyme family protein gives MKISKIEAIPVRIPLKPERRMVSALGKHNESQFVLVRLTTDDGLEGVGEATATPCWSGETVWGATAIIQNLLGPVVNGCDPQDIDTINQRMDALAVDNWFAKSAIEMACWDVVGRSLNKPVYELLGGAVRPLTIRNRFSLGAYTPEVAAERAARLVTTGFTTIKVKVGTGDDEDVARVKAVRAAIGPDVELTIDANAGWSDASARACLAQMQDCNVALVEQPLARGDYANLKKLRADLGIRILADESCFDEVQLRELILQECCDAVTLYPGKQGGLKKASDMTRLAEQHGIPCTIGSNLEWDVGAAAMMHFVVANSNVQIESIPGDCLGPSYHEFSIVKEPLKIEGPFTTLPDRPGLGVDVDWACVEDNRISF, from the coding sequence ATGAAGATCTCGAAAATCGAAGCGATCCCCGTTCGCATACCTTTAAAGCCGGAACGGAGGATGGTTTCTGCACTTGGGAAACATAACGAGTCTCAGTTCGTATTGGTGCGATTGACAACTGACGACGGATTGGAAGGTGTGGGCGAAGCCACCGCGACACCATGCTGGAGCGGCGAAACGGTTTGGGGGGCGACCGCAATCATTCAGAATCTGCTCGGCCCCGTTGTCAATGGTTGCGATCCGCAGGACATCGACACCATCAACCAACGGATGGATGCACTGGCGGTCGACAACTGGTTCGCCAAGTCCGCAATTGAAATGGCGTGTTGGGATGTCGTCGGACGATCGCTCAATAAACCGGTCTACGAATTGCTCGGGGGAGCCGTCCGGCCACTGACGATTCGCAACCGGTTCTCGTTGGGAGCTTACACGCCGGAAGTGGCCGCGGAACGAGCGGCCCGACTGGTGACAACGGGATTCACGACGATCAAGGTGAAAGTTGGAACCGGCGACGATGAAGATGTGGCTCGAGTCAAGGCGGTTAGAGCCGCCATTGGTCCGGACGTTGAATTGACGATTGATGCCAACGCCGGATGGTCCGATGCGTCGGCGCGTGCGTGCCTGGCTCAAATGCAGGATTGCAACGTCGCCCTGGTGGAACAACCGCTGGCTCGTGGCGACTACGCGAACTTAAAGAAGCTGCGTGCCGATCTGGGGATTCGCATCTTGGCGGACGAAAGCTGTTTCGATGAAGTTCAGCTGCGAGAACTCATTCTTCAGGAATGCTGTGATGCGGTGACGCTTTATCCGGGCAAGCAAGGCGGCCTAAAGAAAGCGTCCGACATGACCCGGCTGGCCGAACAACACGGCATTCCCTGTACGATTGGCTCAAACCTTGAATGGGACGTCGGCGCTGCTGCCATGATGCACTTTGTGGTGGCCAATTCCAATGTTCAGATTGAATCCATCCCCGGCGACTGCCTCGGGCCTTCCTATCACGAATTCTCCATCGTCAAAGAGCCACTGAAAATTGAAGGGCCGTTCACGACGTTGCCGGATCGACCGGGGTTGGGAGTTGACGTTGACTGGGCATGTGTCGAAGACAATCGAATTTCGTTTTGA
- a CDS encoding sulfatase: MFILADDLGWSDTTLFGTTKFYKTPNIERLAKRGMTFTRAYSSSPLCSPTRASILTGLSPARTGITTPNCHLPQVILKAATTPSGPANHKATFAASVSRLDTKYYTLAEMLKDNGYATGHFGKWHLGPAPYSPLEHGFNVDVPHWPGPGPAGSYVAPWKYPDFDANTPDEHIEDRMAEEAVAFMEQHTAKPFFLNYWMFSVHAPFDAKKDLIAQYRKKVDPNDPQRSPTYAAMIESMDDAVGTLLDTLDRLNIADNTIIVFASDNGGNMYNEVDGTTATSNHPLRGGKANMYEGGIRGPAIVAYPGMVEAGSRSDEVIQSSDFYPTLLEMLSIQPQPNQSFDGISIMPALEGKSLDRDAIFTYFPHSPPIPEWLPPSVSVHRGTWKLIRIFYGGDDGQHRYKLFDLQNDIGEQHNLASKRPDLVMELDALIDGFLSDTNAVLPLPNPKFNAATYQPELEGKAQLKGESSSPKKQRRAKPVAGWRPKGTTKLWTNNGLLVVTSTGGDPHITARLPKATAAKRLVLHFTMSSDSSGPGQIFWQEQGVNPPFTAARSKRFDVQHDRKMHTYSVPLPAQQPVLAVRIDPSSAVGTIKISTVTLKTAGGKIIRKWNF; encoded by the coding sequence GTGTTCATCCTTGCAGACGATCTTGGCTGGAGCGACACGACACTTTTCGGCACCACGAAGTTCTACAAAACTCCAAACATCGAACGACTTGCGAAACGCGGAATGACGTTTACGCGAGCTTATTCATCCAGCCCGCTTTGCTCGCCAACGCGTGCGAGCATTCTCACAGGACTTAGCCCAGCCCGGACCGGCATTACGACTCCTAATTGCCACCTGCCGCAAGTGATTCTGAAGGCGGCAACGACTCCTTCAGGCCCGGCCAATCACAAGGCGACTTTCGCCGCGTCTGTTTCTCGCCTGGACACCAAGTACTACACGCTGGCCGAGATGCTGAAAGACAACGGCTATGCGACCGGGCACTTTGGAAAATGGCATCTCGGCCCAGCTCCGTATTCACCCCTGGAACATGGGTTTAATGTCGACGTTCCTCACTGGCCTGGTCCCGGACCCGCGGGAAGTTATGTTGCTCCATGGAAGTACCCCGACTTCGATGCAAACACTCCCGATGAACATATCGAAGACCGCATGGCCGAAGAAGCCGTAGCGTTTATGGAGCAACACACGGCGAAACCATTCTTCCTGAACTACTGGATGTTCAGCGTGCATGCTCCCTTTGATGCGAAGAAGGATCTGATCGCCCAATACAGAAAGAAGGTTGACCCTAACGATCCGCAGCGAAGTCCCACATACGCCGCAATGATTGAAAGCATGGACGACGCTGTCGGCACACTGCTGGACACACTGGACCGTTTGAACATTGCTGACAATACCATCATCGTGTTCGCTTCAGACAACGGAGGCAACATGTACAACGAAGTGGACGGCACAACAGCAACAAGCAACCATCCGCTGCGTGGTGGCAAAGCGAATATGTACGAAGGCGGAATCCGCGGGCCGGCCATCGTGGCTTATCCAGGTATGGTTGAAGCGGGCTCTCGAAGCGACGAAGTGATTCAAAGCAGTGACTTCTATCCGACGCTGCTTGAAATGTTATCAATCCAGCCTCAGCCTAATCAGTCGTTCGACGGCATCAGTATTATGCCCGCGTTGGAGGGCAAGTCACTGGATCGTGACGCAATCTTCACCTACTTCCCACACAGTCCACCAATTCCCGAATGGTTGCCACCTTCGGTCAGTGTGCATCGCGGCACCTGGAAACTGATCCGCATCTTTTACGGTGGCGACGATGGACAGCACCGCTACAAATTATTCGACTTGCAGAACGACATCGGCGAACAGCACAACCTTGCGTCAAAACGCCCCGACCTCGTGATGGAACTCGACGCCCTGATTGATGGTTTTCTGAGTGACACAAACGCTGTTCTCCCGCTTCCAAATCCAAAATTCAACGCGGCCACTTACCAGCCTGAACTGGAAGGCAAGGCGCAGCTGAAGGGCGAAAGCAGTTCGCCCAAGAAACAACGGCGCGCCAAGCCAGTGGCTGGCTGGAGGCCGAAGGGCACCACAAAACTGTGGACCAATAATGGGTTGCTCGTGGTTACCAGCACAGGCGGTGATCCGCACATCACAGCGCGACTGCCCAAGGCCACAGCGGCCAAACGCCTCGTGCTTCACTTCACGATGTCGTCCGATTCATCAGGTCCCGGCCAGATCTTCTGGCAGGAACAAGGCGTGAATCCGCCGTTCACGGCCGCTCGTAGCAAGAGATTCGACGTGCAGCACGATCGCAAGATGCACACCTATTCCGTGCCGCTGCCCGCTCAGCAACCAGTGCTCGCTGTTCGCATCGATCCGTCATCAGCGGTCGGGACGATCAAGATTTCCACGGTCACCCTGAAAACGGCGGGTGGCAAAATCATTCGCAAGTGGAACTTCTGA
- a CDS encoding sigma-70 family RNA polymerase sigma factor: protein MEAKLAPEEISFIPNDQFQSMSEPDFDEIDGALYVDEDDRLVSPDQKTVAETLLNAIEDSRLLTFEGEQFLFKRFNFLRFRASALQATLTGKRSDRKTQKEIDRLLAEATESQQQVACANLRLATSIARKLAKSPNDFEDYQAEAYTILLKAIDKFDYSRGYRFSTYETHAIQRHLFRYAERNQKQSYRVNANSDAISGAATDTPDPDEPTEQDVNEAIELIVASFDHALDERERFIVRARFGLDGTGKGKTLREIAEVAGLSKERVRQLIQQSLEKLAEVAQPLASTFGPDTDK, encoded by the coding sequence GTGGAGGCCAAGTTGGCTCCTGAGGAAATCAGTTTTATTCCCAACGATCAATTTCAGTCGATGTCCGAACCGGACTTCGACGAGATCGATGGTGCGCTTTACGTCGATGAAGATGATCGGCTCGTATCGCCTGATCAGAAGACGGTCGCCGAGACTTTGCTGAACGCAATCGAAGACAGTCGGTTGCTCACATTCGAAGGCGAGCAGTTTTTGTTCAAGCGGTTCAACTTCCTGCGATTTCGCGCATCAGCACTGCAGGCGACTCTGACGGGAAAGCGCTCCGACCGGAAAACACAGAAAGAAATCGATCGGCTGCTGGCTGAGGCCACCGAGTCTCAGCAGCAAGTCGCCTGCGCTAATCTTCGCTTGGCGACTTCGATTGCCCGGAAGCTCGCTAAGTCACCGAACGATTTTGAGGACTATCAAGCGGAAGCTTACACGATACTGCTGAAAGCGATCGACAAATTCGACTACTCGCGCGGGTACCGCTTCAGTACTTATGAGACCCACGCGATTCAGCGTCATCTGTTTCGGTATGCCGAGCGAAATCAGAAACAAAGCTACCGTGTGAACGCAAATTCTGACGCCATTTCTGGCGCGGCAACAGACACTCCTGACCCGGATGAGCCGACCGAACAAGACGTGAACGAAGCCATTGAGTTGATTGTTGCCAGTTTCGATCACGCGTTAGACGAACGAGAGAGATTCATCGTTCGAGCGAGATTCGGCCTCGATGGCACCGGCAAGGGGAAAACGCTTCGAGAAATTGCTGAGGTGGCCGGGCTTAGCAAGGAACGCGTTCGCCAGTTGATTCAGCAGAGTCTCGAAAAACTGGCCGAAGTCGCTCAGCCACTGGCATCCACATTCGGCCCCGACACAGACAAGTGA
- a CDS encoding YceI family protein: MPRTISMSVMTLVIGTLVSAGGNSCSAADEYDYDLVHSSVGFKARHLGISWIHGRFNDVSGNFSLDREDPSKSTFELTIKADSVDTANKARDEHLRQPDYFDTKQFPLITFKSTSTKAIKGGYEVTGDFTMHGKTNKVTLVLMGGKEHDFKKVKRVAFSTELSLKRSDYGFDPKAIRPTGIGDEALIFIDCEGVRE; encoded by the coding sequence ATGCCACGAACTATTTCTATGAGCGTCATGACGCTCGTGATCGGAACGCTTGTCAGCGCTGGCGGCAACTCATGTTCAGCAGCGGACGAATACGACTACGACCTGGTACATTCCTCAGTCGGTTTTAAGGCACGCCATCTTGGCATCAGCTGGATCCATGGCCGGTTCAATGATGTCTCTGGTAATTTTTCACTGGATCGGGAAGACCCATCGAAGTCCACTTTCGAACTGACGATCAAAGCCGACAGCGTCGATACGGCCAACAAAGCTCGCGACGAACATCTGCGACAGCCCGACTACTTCGACACGAAACAGTTTCCGCTTATCACATTCAAAAGTACCAGCACGAAAGCCATCAAAGGTGGCTACGAAGTGACCGGGGACTTCACGATGCACGGTAAGACGAACAAGGTCACGCTTGTTCTGATGGGTGGCAAGGAACATGACTTCAAGAAAGTCAAACGCGTTGCGTTTTCGACCGAGCTTTCGCTGAAACGCAGCGACTATGGTTTCGACCCGAAAGCCATTCGGCCGACTGGCATTGGCGATGAAGCTTTGATCTTTATCGATTGCGAAGGCGTGCGAGAGTAG
- a CDS encoding PP2C family protein-serine/threonine phosphatase: MLALEEQPLLTDITQQTMTCMEVWGGNRSTWSHFVVPGLDLWVYSQPFGNDDCGGDVYYLSSCASGRVTRMFLGDVAGHGAEAAPLAGKFRDIMRKNVNYINQSRVVESLNEQFGEAASEGRFATAIVSTYFSPTRELSVCTAGHPPPLIYRVATKRWEPLRSESAGLQNLPIGVVDGQEFAAAKLKLKTGDILLGYSDALLESYDADGSILNSAGLAAIANSLEVDEPGKFVQALLQRIRDLNPKNLVSDDSTVILARANDQGVALMDNLLTPFRFVGRLLGN, from the coding sequence GTGTTAGCTCTCGAAGAACAGCCGCTTTTGACTGATATTACGCAGCAAACCATGACCTGCATGGAAGTGTGGGGCGGCAACCGCTCCACATGGTCGCACTTTGTTGTGCCGGGGCTCGATTTGTGGGTCTACAGCCAACCGTTCGGGAACGACGACTGTGGCGGAGACGTTTACTATCTTTCGTCGTGTGCTTCTGGTCGTGTCACCCGGATGTTCCTCGGCGATGTCGCCGGGCACGGTGCTGAGGCGGCTCCGTTGGCCGGCAAGTTCCGCGATATCATGAGGAAGAACGTTAACTACATCAACCAGTCACGGGTGGTGGAATCTTTGAATGAGCAATTTGGAGAAGCGGCTTCTGAAGGTCGATTCGCGACCGCAATTGTCAGCACATACTTTTCGCCCACCCGCGAATTGTCTGTCTGCACTGCCGGACACCCGCCTCCACTGATTTATCGCGTTGCTACAAAACGCTGGGAGCCACTCCGATCAGAGAGTGCAGGCCTGCAAAACCTGCCCATCGGTGTGGTGGACGGGCAGGAATTCGCGGCTGCAAAGTTGAAGCTCAAAACCGGTGACATTCTGCTTGGGTATTCAGACGCGCTCCTGGAATCTTACGATGCCGATGGCTCCATCCTTAATTCTGCGGGGTTGGCAGCGATCGCAAATTCATTGGAAGTCGACGAACCGGGCAAATTTGTACAAGCGCTGCTGCAACGCATTCGAGACCTAAACCCTAAAAATCTCGTCTCCGACGATTCCACGGTCATCCTCGCTCGCGCGAATGACCAGGGCGTCGCATTGATGGATAATTTGCTCACCCCATTTCGTTTTGTTGGTCGGCTGCTTGGCAATTGA
- a CDS encoding Fpg/Nei family DNA glycosylase, whose protein sequence is MPEGHTIHRLADDHNRDFAGQTLLVSSPQGRFATGAKVLNGRQLANVDAYGKHLLYDWSGKTLHIHLGLYGKFRRHKSPPPEPRGQVRLRVIGDDSAFDLNGPTACELLTKLEVKKLLDRLGVDPLRYDANPENAWDKISRSRSPIGTILMNQSVIAGVGNVYRSEVLHLMNIHPERKSNTLSRTEFDQLWQLIVDLLKIGKRYNRIIVADPKQVGKPRSRMNREERLLIYKKKFCTRCDAPIQSWKLAARNVFACLMCQVK, encoded by the coding sequence GTGCCTGAAGGTCACACAATTCATCGACTTGCGGATGATCACAACCGCGACTTCGCTGGCCAGACGCTACTCGTGTCTTCACCGCAGGGTCGATTCGCAACCGGAGCGAAAGTGCTGAACGGACGTCAGCTCGCGAACGTGGACGCTTACGGCAAACATTTGCTGTATGACTGGAGTGGCAAAACCCTGCACATCCACCTTGGTCTGTATGGGAAGTTTCGCCGGCACAAATCGCCACCACCCGAACCGCGAGGTCAGGTGAGGCTGCGCGTGATCGGCGACGACAGCGCCTTCGACCTGAATGGTCCGACCGCGTGTGAGTTACTGACTAAGCTGGAGGTGAAAAAGCTGCTGGATCGGTTAGGCGTCGATCCGCTGAGATACGACGCGAATCCAGAAAACGCGTGGGACAAAATCAGCCGCAGTCGCTCCCCGATTGGCACGATCCTGATGAATCAAAGTGTGATTGCAGGCGTCGGCAACGTGTATCGGTCAGAGGTGCTGCATCTGATGAACATTCACCCCGAACGCAAGAGCAACACGTTATCACGAACCGAATTCGACCAGCTTTGGCAATTGATCGTCGACCTGTTGAAGATCGGGAAACGCTACAACCGCATTATCGTTGCCGACCCAAAGCAGGTCGGTAAGCCTCGCAGCCGCATGAACCGCGAAGAACGCCTGCTGATCTACAAGAAGAAATTTTGCACTCGCTGTGACGCTCCGATCCAATCATGGAAGCTGGCTGCAAGAAACGTGTTCGCTTGTCTAATGTGCCAGGTGAAGTGA